One window from the genome of Cryobacterium sp. GrIS_2_6 encodes:
- a CDS encoding HNH endonuclease encodes MNGTRNAPAAENWLPIPDFPGYEVSDLGRVRSFMRSAPIIMRQQFTSTGGYGHVGLHNGTSHTRKVHSLVLLAFVGPLPKGMVRRHLDGNVRNNALSNLRYGTQSENLLDQREHGTNARSNKTHCPQGHEYSPENTKMDGGSRICRTCHNQQGRDAYVPKVRRDPMAKTHCPKGHAYDGTVRSGGYLLCRICHNAWARADFAKKMAAR; translated from the coding sequence CGAAACGCTCCCGCCGCCGAGAATTGGCTGCCCATTCCAGACTTCCCAGGATACGAGGTTTCCGACCTCGGCCGCGTGCGATCGTTCATGCGCTCGGCACCGATCATCATGCGCCAGCAGTTCACCTCAACGGGCGGCTATGGGCATGTTGGGTTGCATAATGGCACGAGCCACACACGCAAGGTGCACTCTCTCGTCCTACTGGCATTTGTCGGCCCGCTGCCGAAGGGCATGGTGCGGCGCCACCTCGACGGCAACGTTCGAAATAACGCCCTGAGCAATCTGCGGTATGGCACGCAATCTGAAAACTTGCTCGACCAACGGGAACATGGGACTAATGCTCGTTCCAACAAGACCCATTGCCCGCAGGGGCACGAGTACAGTCCGGAAAACACGAAGATGGACGGCGGATCGCGCATCTGCCGGACTTGCCACAACCAGCAGGGCCGTGATGCCTATGTCCCGAAGGTCCGCCGTGATCCAATGGCGAAGACCCACTGCCCAAAGGGGCACGCTTACGACGGGACGGTCAGATCAGGTGGTTACCTGCTGTGCAGGATCTGCCACAACGCCTGGGCGCGCGCCGATTTCGCTAAGAAGATGGCGGCACGGTGA